From the genome of Bosea sp. Tri-49, one region includes:
- a CDS encoding cellulose biosynthesis cyclic di-GMP-binding regulatory protein BcsB yields MRARLLPILAAAAVLPIGSSGPRAQDAQPPQEPAPFMIAPPAQQPAAPRPPEPPRAAVPVPATPAIPASFAFKPLLPAARVTLEGENDTRSWAFYLTQDEAGADLNLDIAFQNALVVMPEASRLTVRINGERIMEAPIASSDRLKRTSTAIRKGLLRPGQNTIRFEAVQRHRTDCTIASTYELWTRIDGAGTRLSFRNPATQQSRLRSIDDLPAVGADESGQTTIHIVAPGATRAIAASSILAVAQGVALRGRYSQAAVRVSEQLPERIRPGVLTVLLGTGKELRDLIGALPAEAGAGSFFGFVANPKLGPATLLVTGETWPDLEAIIARLLTGPVSRPTNISRKTMGTASWHVPDAPFISGQQALRFSELGVPTQESSGRRLRVRAIVAMPGDFYANAYGEATLYLDGAYSEDVLPGDSHIEIFVNGNVAATVPLNATSGGLFQQSPITVPLRHFRPGINEIWFEAVTPTRSDLACGPGATLPGKQRFALFDTTALTFPDFAKIGVSPNLAAVAGTGFPYSIASHVALVIGRQDLPNLGAAATLLARLAQRADRPLPVDILGSAATVGNRPALIVGAAGQLPAGLLPRVGIADNVRNTWPQRADAVVVVPETEGTAVFDAVINRFQGRQTTPEDSGGGAPTTEAVRDRWRGSLGGPLARYFIGFDQWLQRTFDLSFAQLRTPSRAPSLYEPAEGAELIAAQATDPDTRQVWTAFVVRQEEALERAADRLVTPGNWAGMAGQVTAFRSGQDNHVISADSTSFVMTRPFSLTNMRLVFANWMSSNIGIYALALLAACIGLGIGTFLMLGRLGRRS; encoded by the coding sequence ATGAGAGCGCGTCTCCTGCCCATCCTCGCCGCGGCCGCGGTCCTTCCGATCGGGAGCTCCGGACCGCGCGCTCAGGATGCCCAGCCGCCGCAGGAGCCGGCGCCGTTCATGATCGCGCCGCCGGCCCAGCAACCGGCCGCCCCTCGCCCACCGGAGCCGCCACGAGCCGCCGTGCCCGTGCCGGCCACGCCAGCCATTCCGGCCAGCTTCGCCTTCAAGCCGCTGCTGCCGGCCGCCCGCGTCACGCTCGAAGGCGAGAACGACACGCGCAGCTGGGCCTTCTACCTGACGCAGGACGAGGCGGGCGCCGATCTCAATCTCGACATCGCCTTCCAGAACGCGCTGGTGGTGATGCCCGAGGCCTCGCGGCTGACGGTCCGCATCAATGGCGAGCGCATCATGGAAGCGCCGATCGCCTCCTCCGATCGCCTGAAGCGAACCTCGACCGCGATCCGCAAGGGGCTGCTCAGACCCGGCCAGAACACCATCCGCTTCGAGGCCGTGCAGCGCCACCGCACCGACTGCACGATCGCCTCAACCTATGAATTGTGGACACGCATCGACGGTGCGGGGACCAGGCTGTCCTTCAGGAACCCGGCGACGCAGCAATCGCGGCTGCGCAGCATCGACGACCTGCCGGCCGTCGGCGCCGACGAGAGCGGGCAGACGACGATCCATATCGTCGCGCCGGGTGCCACGCGCGCCATTGCCGCGAGCAGCATCCTCGCCGTCGCACAGGGCGTCGCGCTGCGTGGCCGCTACAGCCAGGCTGCGGTGCGGGTCTCCGAGCAGCTGCCGGAGCGCATCCGTCCCGGCGTACTCACCGTCTTGCTTGGAACGGGCAAGGAATTGCGTGACCTCATCGGAGCGCTGCCGGCCGAGGCGGGGGCCGGCAGCTTCTTCGGCTTCGTCGCCAATCCGAAGCTCGGACCTGCCACGCTGCTCGTCACCGGCGAGACCTGGCCGGATCTCGAGGCGATCATCGCCAGGCTCCTGACCGGGCCCGTATCCAGGCCGACCAACATCAGCCGCAAGACGATGGGCACGGCGAGCTGGCATGTGCCGGACGCGCCGTTCATCTCGGGCCAGCAGGCGCTGCGCTTCTCCGAGCTCGGCGTTCCCACCCAGGAATCCTCGGGCCGGCGCCTGCGCGTGCGCGCCATCGTCGCCATGCCCGGAGATTTTTACGCCAATGCCTATGGCGAGGCGACGCTCTATCTTGACGGCGCCTATTCGGAAGACGTCCTTCCCGGCGACAGCCACATCGAGATCTTCGTCAACGGCAACGTCGCGGCGACGGTGCCGCTCAATGCGACAAGTGGCGGGCTCTTCCAGCAATCGCCGATCACCGTGCCGCTTCGGCACTTCCGGCCCGGGATCAATGAGATCTGGTTCGAGGCGGTCACGCCGACGCGGTCCGACCTCGCCTGCGGGCCGGGGGCGACCTTGCCCGGAAAGCAGCGCTTCGCCTTGTTCGACACCACGGCGCTGACATTTCCGGATTTCGCCAAGATCGGCGTCAGCCCCAATCTCGCGGCTGTGGCGGGCACCGGCTTCCCCTATTCGATCGCTTCGCACGTGGCGCTGGTCATCGGCCGGCAGGACCTGCCCAATCTCGGCGCCGCCGCCACGCTGCTCGCCCGGCTGGCCCAACGCGCCGACAGGCCACTGCCGGTGGACATCCTCGGCAGCGCCGCGACCGTCGGCAACCGCCCCGCCTTGATCGTCGGCGCCGCCGGCCAGCTACCGGCCGGACTGCTGCCGCGCGTCGGCATCGCCGACAATGTCCGCAACACCTGGCCGCAACGCGCGGACGCGGTTGTCGTCGTGCCGGAAACCGAAGGCACCGCCGTATTCGACGCGGTGATCAACCGCTTCCAGGGCCGGCAGACGACACCGGAGGATTCGGGCGGCGGCGCGCCGACGACGGAGGCGGTTCGCGACCGCTGGCGCGGCTCGCTCGGCGGGCCGCTTGCCCGCTACTTCATCGGGTTCGACCAGTGGCTGCAGCGAACCTTCGATCTCTCCTTCGCGCAGCTGCGCACGCCTTCGCGCGCGCCTTCGCTCTACGAGCCGGCGGAAGGGGCAGAATTGATCGCCGCGCAGGCGACCGATCCCGACACAAGGCAGGTCTGGACCGCCTTCGTCGTGCGCCAGGAGGAAGCGCTGGAGCGGGCGGCCGACAGGCTCGTCACCCCTGGCAACTGGGCCGGCATGGCCGGTCAGGTCACGGCCTTCCGCAGCGGCCAGGACAATCACGTCATCTCGGCGGACAGCACGTCCTTCGTCATGACCCGGCCATTCAGCCTGACCAATATGCGCCTGGTCTTCGCCAACTGGATGTCGAGCAATATCGGCATCTATGCGCTGGCATTGCTCGCAGCCTGCATCGGCCTCGGCATCGGGACCTTCCTGATGCTCGGCCGGTTGGGGAGGCGCTCATGA
- a CDS encoding glycosyl hydrolase family 8: MRRFRAALAATLLCLAPGAQAALPAGAWELYRQKFVTAEGRVVDDANGGISHSESQGYGLLLACLAGDRGSFASILSFTRTELLIRDDGLAAWRWDPKASPRVTDINNASDGDLLIVEALACAGTRWSMPAYTTAARQIARSLAKVALLKRGGETWLMPAAKGFSEQDRADGPVINPSYWVFESFPLLAKLTGDQAWMQVQASGLKLLDDLARRKTPAADWLSLKGEPKPADGFPPQFGYNALRIPLYLLRAGLADKQRLEPFRQAWANGTAVIDVLTGKPAEPLPDAGYRILAAAMACAVDRTPVPAELKTFQPTAYYPSTLHLLALSMLSERYPQCM, translated from the coding sequence ATGAGACGGTTTCGCGCAGCCCTGGCAGCGACTTTGCTTTGCCTGGCTCCCGGTGCACAGGCCGCGCTGCCGGCCGGCGCCTGGGAGCTCTACCGCCAGAAATTCGTCACCGCCGAGGGTCGCGTCGTCGACGACGCCAATGGCGGCATCAGCCATAGCGAGAGCCAGGGCTATGGCCTGCTGCTGGCCTGCCTCGCCGGTGATCGCGGCAGCTTCGCCAGCATCCTCTCCTTTACCCGGACCGAACTCCTGATCCGCGATGACGGTCTCGCCGCCTGGCGCTGGGACCCGAAGGCCAGCCCGCGCGTCACCGACATCAACAATGCCAGCGACGGCGACCTCCTGATCGTCGAGGCCCTCGCCTGCGCCGGCACGCGCTGGTCGATGCCGGCCTACACCACTGCGGCCCGCCAGATCGCCCGGTCACTGGCCAAGGTGGCACTCCTGAAACGCGGCGGCGAGACCTGGCTGATGCCGGCTGCGAAGGGCTTTTCCGAGCAGGACCGGGCGGACGGCCCGGTGATCAACCCGTCCTATTGGGTGTTCGAGAGCTTCCCTCTCCTCGCCAAGCTCACCGGCGATCAGGCCTGGATGCAGGTGCAGGCCAGCGGGCTGAAGCTTCTCGACGACCTCGCCAGGCGAAAGACGCCGGCGGCCGACTGGCTCTCGCTCAAGGGCGAGCCGAAGCCGGCCGACGGCTTCCCACCCCAGTTCGGCTACAACGCGCTGCGCATTCCGCTCTATCTCCTGCGGGCGGGCCTTGCCGACAAGCAGCGCCTCGAACCGTTCCGCCAGGCCTGGGCCAATGGCACCGCCGTGATCGACGTGCTGACCGGCAAACCCGCCGAGCCGCTGCCCGATGCCGGCTATCGCATCCTGGCCGCGGCAATGGCCTGCGCGGTCGACCGCACTCCCGTTCCAGCCGAGCTGAAGACCTTCCAGCCGACGGCCTATTATCCGTCGACGCTGCATCTGCTCGCCCTCTCGATGCTGAGCGAGAGGTATCCGCAATGCATGTGA
- a CDS encoding prephenate/arogenate dehydrogenase family protein produces the protein MSAPESFAPRRDEPLFGRLAIIGIGLIGSSIAHAAKELNLARHIVLSDADGDVRRRARELDLGHEIAESAVDAARDADHIVLCVPVGACGAVAAEIAAALKPGAILSDVGSVKHAVVEAVMPHLPEGVHFVPAHPVAGTENSGPDAGFPSLFLNRWCILTPPPGTDEAAIARTRQFWEGMAAIVEVMGSQHHDLVLAITSHLPHLIAYNIVGTAEDLAAVTQSEVIKFSAGGFRDFTRIAASDPTMWRDVFLANKEAVLEMLGRFNEDLALLTRAIRYGDGETLHKHFTRTRTIRRGIVALGQEKAETEKLKKG, from the coding sequence GTGAGCGCTCCCGAAAGCTTCGCGCCGCGCCGCGACGAGCCGCTGTTCGGGCGGCTCGCCATCATCGGCATCGGCCTGATCGGCTCCTCGATCGCGCATGCGGCGAAGGAACTCAACCTCGCCCGTCACATCGTGCTGAGCGACGCAGACGGCGATGTCCGCCGCCGTGCCCGCGAGCTCGATCTCGGCCATGAGATCGCCGAAAGTGCCGTCGACGCAGCCCGCGACGCCGACCATATCGTGCTCTGCGTGCCGGTCGGCGCCTGCGGCGCCGTTGCCGCCGAGATCGCCGCGGCGCTGAAGCCGGGTGCGATTCTCTCCGATGTCGGCTCGGTCAAGCATGCGGTGGTCGAGGCGGTGATGCCGCATCTGCCCGAGGGCGTGCATTTCGTCCCGGCCCATCCGGTCGCCGGCACCGAGAATTCCGGCCCCGATGCCGGCTTCCCCAGCCTCTTCCTCAATCGCTGGTGCATCCTGACGCCGCCGCCTGGCACCGACGAGGCCGCGATCGCCCGCACCCGCCAGTTCTGGGAGGGCATGGCGGCGATCGTCGAGGTGATGGGCTCGCAGCACCACGATCTCGTGCTCGCCATCACCAGCCACCTGCCGCATCTCATCGCCTACAACATCGTCGGCACCGCCGAGGACTTGGCGGCGGTGACGCAGTCGGAGGTGATCAAGTTCTCGGCCGGCGGCTTCCGCGACTTCACCCGCATCGCGGCGTCGGACCCGACCATGTGGCGCGACGTCTTCCTCGCCAACAAGGAGGCGGTGCTGGAGATGCTCGGCCGCTTCAACGAGGATCTCGCTCTGCTCACCCGCGCCATCCGCTATGGCGACGGCGAGACCCTGCACAAGCACTTCACCCGCACACGCACCATCCGCCGCGGCATCGTCGCTCTCGGCCAGGAGAAGGCCGAGACGGAGAAGCTGAAGAAGGGGTGA
- the hisC gene encoding histidinol-phosphate transaminase gives MALPAPRPVPRPGVLDIEAYVPGKSSAPAGVKLHKLSSNETPLGPSPKAIAAYGNLAGKLELYPDGSATKLREAIAGRYGLDANRIVCGTGSDELLQLITKVYLGDGDEGVFTEHGFLVYKIAILAAGGKPVVVPETNLTADIDAILAAVTPRTKIVFLANPNNPTGTYLPFDEVKRLQAGLPPHVLLVLDAAYAEYVRRNDYASGLELVATSENVVMTRTFSKIYGLANLRLGWAYGPAHIIDALNRTRGPFNVNGAAIEAGVAAIADEAHIAAAIEHNDKWLAWTTAELEKLSLTVTPSVGNFILIHFPAGAGKSAKEADAFLSERGLILRSVASYGLPGALRMTIGSEEANRLVVAALAEFLGKAA, from the coding sequence ATGGCTCTGCCCGCCCCCCGCCCCGTCCCGCGTCCCGGCGTCCTCGACATCGAGGCCTATGTCCCCGGCAAGTCCTCGGCTCCGGCCGGCGTCAAGCTGCACAAGCTCTCCTCCAACGAGACCCCGCTCGGCCCGAGCCCCAAGGCGATCGCGGCCTATGGCAACCTTGCCGGCAAGCTTGAACTCTATCCCGACGGCTCTGCGACGAAGCTGCGCGAGGCGATCGCCGGCCGCTACGGCCTCGACGCCAACCGCATCGTCTGCGGCACCGGCTCTGACGAATTGCTGCAACTGATCACCAAGGTCTATCTCGGCGATGGCGACGAGGGCGTGTTCACTGAGCACGGCTTCCTCGTCTACAAGATCGCGATCCTCGCCGCCGGCGGCAAGCCGGTGGTCGTGCCCGAGACGAACCTCACCGCCGATATCGACGCGATCCTCGCCGCGGTGACGCCGCGCACCAAGATCGTCTTCCTCGCCAACCCCAACAACCCGACCGGCACCTATCTGCCCTTCGACGAGGTCAAGCGTCTGCAGGCCGGCCTGCCGCCGCATGTTCTGCTCGTGCTCGACGCGGCCTATGCCGAGTACGTCCGGCGCAACGACTATGCCTCGGGCCTCGAACTGGTCGCGACCAGCGAGAACGTCGTGATGACCCGCACCTTCTCGAAGATCTATGGCCTCGCCAACTTGCGCCTCGGCTGGGCCTATGGTCCCGCCCACATCATCGATGCGCTGAACCGCACCCGCGGGCCCTTCAACGTCAACGGCGCCGCGATCGAGGCCGGCGTTGCCGCGATCGCCGACGAGGCGCACATTGCCGCCGCGATCGAGCACAATGACAAATGGCTGGCCTGGACGACCGCCGAGCTGGAGAAGCTCAGCCTCACCGTGACGCCCTCTGTCGGCAATTTCATCCTGATCCATTTCCCGGCGGGCGCCGGCAAGAGCGCGAAGGAGGCCGACGCCTTCCTCAGCGAGCGCGGGCTGATCCTGCGCTCCGTCGCGTCCTATGGCCTGCCCGGCGCGCTGCGCATGACCATCGGCAGCGAGGAGGCCAATCGCCTCGTCGTCGCTGCCCTGGCCGAGTTCCTGGGCAAGGCCGCGTGA
- a CDS encoding chorismate mutase codes for MTQAAPTTLADLRSEIDRIDSAMHGLLMERSQIIETLIAIKKTQVSGSAFRPGREADMMKRLALRHQGLLPLDTVESIWRIIIATFTFVQANYSVHADISGGDAPMRDSARFHFGFTVPYVPHEDARAVITAVAESAGDLGIFRMDLGASAGVWWRDLIGPAQPKIIARLPFIERPDHPAGTPVYCIAKPLTDAAVREIVLYAARVERWSEQLRAGLAHHLAEVSASAADGSHLALLVAASGETPVEAIRGALEPAGLKELTEIGSHAARFAFKSVR; via the coding sequence ATGACGCAAGCCGCACCGACCACGCTCGCCGACCTGCGCAGCGAGATCGACCGCATCGATTCAGCGATGCACGGCCTCCTGATGGAGCGCTCGCAGATCATCGAGACGCTGATCGCGATCAAGAAGACGCAAGTCTCCGGCTCGGCCTTCCGCCCCGGCCGCGAGGCCGACATGATGAAGCGGCTCGCCTTGCGCCATCAGGGCCTCCTGCCGCTCGACACGGTCGAGAGCATCTGGCGCATCATCATCGCGACCTTCACCTTCGTGCAGGCGAATTATTCGGTCCATGCCGACATCTCCGGCGGCGATGCGCCGATGCGCGACAGCGCCCGCTTCCATTTCGGCTTCACCGTGCCTTACGTTCCGCATGAGGACGCCCGCGCCGTGATCACGGCGGTGGCGGAATCGGCCGGCGACCTCGGTATCTTCCGCATGGATCTTGGCGCCAGCGCCGGCGTCTGGTGGCGCGACCTGATCGGTCCCGCCCAACCGAAGATCATTGCGCGCCTGCCCTTCATCGAGCGGCCCGACCACCCCGCCGGCACACCGGTCTACTGCATCGCCAAGCCGCTGACCGACGCCGCCGTGCGCGAGATCGTGCTCTACGCCGCACGGGTCGAGCGCTGGTCGGAGCAATTGCGCGCCGGCCTCGCCCACCATCTCGCCGAGGTCTCGGCCAGTGCCGCCGACGGCTCGCATCTGGCGCTGCTGGTGGCCGCCTCCGGCGAAACCCCGGTCGAGGCCATTCGCGGCGCGCTTGAGCCCGCCGGCCTCAAGGAGCTCACCGAGATCGGCAGCCACGCCGCCCGCTTCGCCTTCAAGTCCGTTCGCTGA
- the metX gene encoding homoserine O-acetyltransferase MetX, with product MPNRTQATELLADPLAEANQPSSLLARFGPDKALQLDSGAVLNEWQIAYQTYGELNAARSNAVLVCHALTGDQYVASRNPVTGKGGWWTAMIGPSKPIDTDRFFVICANVLGGCMGTTGPASTDPATGKPWGLSFPMVTIRDMVRAQAHLIDSLGIDSLFCVAGGSMGGMQVLQWAASYPTRVFSALPLATAAKHSAQNIAFHEVGRQAVMADPDWRQGRYLDEGTRPSKGLSVARMGAHITYLSEPALHRKFGRKLQERSAPTFTFDADFQVESYLRYQGISFVERFDANSYLYVTRAMDYFDLAADHDGVLAKAFAGTRTRFCVASFTSDWLFPTSDSRAIVHALNAAGASVSFVELESDKGHDAFLLEEPNLFATTRGFIGAAARARGI from the coding sequence ATGCCGAACCGGACGCAAGCTACCGAACTCCTCGCCGACCCGCTGGCCGAAGCCAACCAGCCGTCGAGCCTGCTCGCCCGGTTCGGGCCGGACAAGGCGCTGCAGCTCGATTCCGGCGCAGTGCTGAACGAGTGGCAGATCGCCTACCAGACTTATGGTGAGCTCAATGCGGCGCGCTCGAACGCCGTTCTGGTCTGCCACGCCCTGACCGGCGACCAATATGTCGCGAGCCGCAACCCGGTGACCGGCAAGGGCGGCTGGTGGACGGCGATGATCGGACCGAGCAAGCCGATCGACACCGACCGCTTCTTCGTGATCTGCGCCAATGTGCTCGGCGGCTGCATGGGCACGACCGGCCCGGCCTCGACCGACCCTGCCACGGGCAAGCCCTGGGGCCTGTCCTTCCCGATGGTGACGATCCGCGACATGGTGCGGGCGCAGGCGCACCTGATCGACTCGCTCGGAATCGACAGCCTGTTCTGCGTCGCCGGCGGCTCGATGGGCGGGATGCAGGTGCTGCAATGGGCGGCGAGCTATCCGACACGGGTGTTCTCGGCGCTGCCGCTCGCCACCGCCGCCAAGCATTCGGCCCAGAACATCGCCTTCCATGAGGTCGGCCGCCAGGCGGTGATGGCCGATCCGGACTGGCGCCAGGGGCGTTATCTCGACGAGGGCACGCGGCCTTCGAAAGGGCTATCGGTCGCGCGCATGGGCGCGCACATCACCTATCTCTCGGAGCCGGCGCTGCATCGCAAATTCGGCCGCAAGCTGCAGGAGCGCAGCGCGCCGACCTTCACCTTCGACGCGGATTTCCAGGTCGAGAGTTACCTCCGCTACCAGGGTATCAGCTTCGTCGAGCGCTTCGACGCCAATTCCTATCTCTATGTGACGCGCGCGATGGATTATTTCGACCTCGCCGCCGATCATGACGGCGTGCTGGCCAAGGCCTTCGCCGGAACGCGGACACGTTTCTGCGTCGCGTCCTTCACCTCCGACTGGCTGTTCCCGACCAGCGACTCGCGCGCCATCGTGCACGCGCTCAATGCAGCGGGCGCCTCGGTCTCCTTCGTCGAGCTGGAGAGCGACAAGGGCCACGACGCCTTCCTGCTGGAGGAGCCCAACCTGTTCGCAACGACGCGCGGCTTCATCGGCGCCGCGGCGCGGGCCAGGGGAATCTGA
- the metW gene encoding methionine biosynthesis protein MetW, which produces MALAETQTNRIDLRLVAEMVTPGSRVLDVGCGDGELLSLLAETRGVDGRGIELSREGVAGCVARGLSVIQGDADTDLADYPDDSFDYVILSQTIQATRNPRLVLEHMLRIGRRAIVSFPNFGHWRMRTQVFFLGRMPVTGSLPYAWWDTPNIHFCTIRDFVALCDTVGAEKERAVALDVAGGKVGVSAPWWFWNLFGAQAVFLLKRG; this is translated from the coding sequence ATGGCGCTGGCGGAGACCCAGACCAACCGCATCGACCTGCGCCTCGTCGCCGAGATGGTGACGCCGGGCTCGCGCGTGCTCGATGTCGGCTGCGGCGACGGCGAATTGCTGTCGCTGCTCGCCGAGACCCGCGGCGTCGACGGCCGCGGCATCGAATTGTCGCGCGAGGGCGTCGCCGGCTGCGTGGCGCGTGGGCTCTCGGTGATCCAGGGCGATGCCGACACCGACCTCGCCGACTACCCCGACGACTCGTTCGACTACGTCATCCTCTCGCAGACGATCCAGGCGACGCGCAATCCGCGCCTTGTCCTCGAGCACATGCTGCGGATCGGGCGGCGCGCCATCGTCTCATTCCCGAATTTCGGGCATTGGCGGATGCGCACCCAGGTCTTCTTCCTCGGCCGCATGCCGGTGACCGGCTCCCTGCCTTACGCCTGGTGGGATACGCCCAACATCCATTTCTGCACGATCCGCGATTTCGTTGCGCTCTGCGATACGGTGGGCGCGGAAAAGGAGCGCGCCGTCGCGCTCGACGTCGCCGGCGGCAAGGTCGGCGTCAGCGCGCCCTGGTGGTTCTGGAACCTCTTTGGCGCGCAGGCGGTGTTTTTGTTGAAGCGGGGGTAG
- a CDS encoding glycoside hydrolase family 15 protein: protein MTVTTTASPRVASLDLGVIGNCSIAALIDRRAHIVWGCFPRFDRDPVFCSLIDNQIDDGDAIPKKGVFAIEMVGMTRCEQSYLDNTAILSSVLSDDQGNALEILDFAPRFVRYERFFRPPQLVRRVRRISGRPRIRVVVKPCLGLGEEPDEITRGSNHVRFVGADQTIRLTTDAPISYVLESIPFAVEKPFSFFIGSDEALRAEIETTSREFLDKTTDYWRDWVRSLSIPFEWQREVIRAAITLKLCSFEESGAIVAALTTSIPEAPGTQRNWDYRFCWLRDAYFVVHALNRLGTTRTMEDYLGFITNIVDTYSESGAEHLPPLYPITRGGELREFEVPNLAGYRGHQPVRVGNGAATQIQNDGYGAVVLAATQSFFDRRLIQPGKEALFAQLERLGERAIAVFDKPDAGPWELREKQVVHSFSSVMCWAACDRLARIAGTLGRADRKEYWRAEARRLKGIISDRIWNQEKGHFVSTFDGADLDASLLLIAELGFVKPEDPRYISTVEAIGRDLGRGDFILRYGTEDDFGFMHTGFLICAFWYVDALHAIGRKDEAKELFGRILTRRNSFGLLSEDADFETGELWGNFPQTYSMVGLINSAMRLSRDWEEAF, encoded by the coding sequence ATGACTGTGACGACCACCGCCTCGCCGCGCGTCGCTTCGCTCGATCTCGGCGTCATCGGCAATTGCTCGATCGCGGCGCTGATCGATCGGCGCGCTCATATCGTCTGGGGCTGCTTTCCGCGCTTCGACCGCGATCCCGTGTTCTGCTCGCTGATCGACAACCAGATCGACGATGGCGACGCCATACCGAAGAAGGGCGTCTTCGCCATCGAGATGGTCGGCATGACCCGCTGCGAGCAGAGCTATCTCGATAACACGGCGATCCTCTCCTCGGTACTCTCTGACGACCAGGGCAACGCGCTCGAGATTCTCGACTTCGCGCCGCGCTTCGTCCGCTATGAGCGCTTCTTCCGGCCGCCGCAGCTGGTGCGCCGCGTCCGCCGCATCTCCGGCCGCCCGCGCATCCGCGTCGTGGTCAAGCCTTGCCTCGGCCTCGGCGAGGAGCCGGACGAGATCACCCGGGGCTCCAACCATGTCCGTTTCGTCGGCGCCGACCAGACGATCCGCCTGACCACCGACGCACCGATCTCCTATGTGCTGGAGAGCATCCCCTTCGCGGTCGAGAAGCCGTTCTCCTTCTTCATCGGCTCGGACGAGGCGCTGCGCGCCGAGATCGAGACGACCTCGCGCGAATTCCTCGACAAGACCACCGACTATTGGCGCGATTGGGTCCGTTCGCTCTCGATACCCTTTGAATGGCAGCGCGAGGTCATCCGCGCCGCGATCACGCTGAAGCTCTGCTCCTTCGAGGAGAGCGGCGCCATCGTCGCCGCGCTGACCACCTCGATCCCCGAGGCACCGGGTACGCAGCGCAACTGGGACTATCGCTTCTGCTGGCTGCGCGATGCCTATTTCGTCGTCCACGCCCTTAACCGTCTCGGCACGACGCGGACGATGGAGGACTATCTCGGCTTCATCACCAACATCGTCGACACCTATTCGGAGAGTGGCGCCGAGCATCTGCCGCCGCTCTATCCGATCACCCGCGGTGGGGAATTGCGCGAGTTCGAGGTGCCGAACCTCGCCGGCTATCGCGGCCATCAGCCGGTGCGCGTCGGCAACGGCGCGGCGACGCAGATCCAGAACGACGGCTATGGCGCGGTCGTGCTCGCCGCGACCCAGTCCTTCTTCGACCGCCGCCTGATCCAGCCCGGCAAGGAGGCGCTCTTCGCCCAGCTCGAGCGCCTGGGCGAGCGCGCCATCGCGGTCTTCGACAAGCCTGATGCCGGCCCCTGGGAGCTGCGTGAGAAGCAGGTCGTGCACTCCTTCTCCAGCGTGATGTGCTGGGCGGCCTGCGACCGGCTCGCCCGCATCGCCGGCACGCTCGGCCGTGCCGACCGCAAGGAGTACTGGCGAGCTGAGGCCAGGCGCCTGAAGGGCATCATCTCCGACCGGATCTGGAACCAGGAGAAGGGCCATTTCGTCTCGACCTTCGACGGGGCCGATCTCGACGCCAGCCTACTGCTCATCGCCGAGCTCGGTTTCGTCAAGCCCGAGGACCCGCGCTACATCTCAACCGTCGAGGCGATCGGCCGCGATCTCGGCCGGGGCGATTTCATCCTGCGCTACGGCACCGAAGACGATTTCGGCTTCATGCACACCGGCTTCCTGATCTGCGCTTTCTGGTATGTCGATGCGCTGCATGCGATCGGCCGCAAGGACGAGGCCAAGGAGCTGTTCGGCCGCATCCTGACTCGCCGCAACAGCTTCGGCCTGCTCTCGGAGGATGCCGATTTCGAGACCGGCGAGCTCTGGGGCAACTTCCCGCAGACCTATTCGATGGTCGGGCTGATCAACTCGGCGATGCGGCTCAGCCGCGACTGGGAAGAGGCGTTCTGA
- the otsB gene encoding trehalose-phosphatase: protein MSQMLSPEIAEPPAKAAARTGQIALFLDFDGTLVEIAPSPEDVRIDRRLPGALDALRQRLGGALALVSGRPVGLLDEMMAPYRFDAAGLHGAQIRLGSEDAPLAASSEALHTALRAMVRFANANVGVIIEDKRQSIALHWRLAPALADEALALMEKIAAEIGPSMRLQRGKAVAELVPASASKGGAITWLMQQDAYAGRTPVFIGDDITDEDGFATVNAAEGLSIRIGGGETCARHRLASPTALHHVLLAAADGGDLTLETFLQN, encoded by the coding sequence ATGTCACAGATGCTGAGTCCCGAAATCGCCGAGCCTCCCGCAAAAGCCGCTGCCCGGACCGGCCAGATCGCGCTTTTCCTGGACTTCGACGGAACCCTGGTCGAGATCGCGCCCTCGCCTGAGGATGTCCGGATCGACCGGCGCCTGCCTGGAGCCCTGGACGCATTGCGCCAGCGGCTCGGCGGGGCGCTGGCATTGGTCTCCGGGCGCCCCGTGGGGCTGCTCGACGAGATGATGGCGCCCTATCGCTTCGACGCCGCCGGCCTGCACGGCGCCCAAATCCGTCTCGGCTCCGAGGACGCTCCGCTCGCTGCGTCGTCGGAGGCACTGCATACCGCGCTTCGTGCCATGGTCCGCTTCGCCAACGCCAATGTCGGCGTCATCATCGAGGACAAGCGCCAATCGATCGCGCTGCATTGGCGGCTTGCGCCTGCGCTCGCCGACGAGGCGCTGGCGTTGATGGAAAAGATCGCCGCCGAGATCGGCCCATCCATGCGCCTGCAGCGCGGCAAGGCGGTGGCCGAGCTGGTCCCGGCGAGCGCGAGCAAGGGCGGTGCCATCACCTGGCTGATGCAGCAGGACGCCTATGCCGGCCGCACGCCGGTCTTCATCGGTGACGACATCACCGACGAGGACGGCTTCGCCACGGTGAATGCCGCCGAAGGGCTGTCCATACGGATCGGCGGCGGAGAGACCTGTGCCCGCCATCGTCTGGCCTCGCCGACGGCGTTGCATCATGTTCTGCTGGCAGCCGCCGATGGTGGCGACCTCACGCTCGAAACCTTTCTCCAGAACTGA